The proteins below come from a single Chelmon rostratus isolate fCheRos1 chromosome 12, fCheRos1.pri, whole genome shotgun sequence genomic window:
- the si:ch73-170d6.2 gene encoding uncharacterized protein si:ch73-170d6.2, producing MAFLFKGRPKRLAEDIKAKSKLLISHTGHLPLYKIPLKEEKMNIAECKRFSFGRESSKQNRTIMVLGATGAGKSTLINGMINYILGVEWKDSFRFKLVHEDPSKSQAESQTSEVTVYKINHQEGFKIPFSLTIVDTPGFGDTGGIKKDKKITEQLRELFSAQCGVSEIDAVCFVAQAALARLTATQKYVFDSVLSIFGKDVAENIRVLVTFADNQRPPVLEAINASGVPCPKTPKGEPLHFKFNNSALFALNRSPAAENMSEDDEDEGFDEMFWDMGTKSTKRFFVALNAINTKSLTLTKEVLRERRQLEVSVEALQKQVKLGLAKLEEIKETAEKVKKYKAEIDRNENFEFEVSVKKPVQIDISGTGTFITNCQQCHFTCHDDCAYSNDDDKIHCCAMGSDGYCKNCPGKCHWRVHHNQKYRWDYQEVKEKRTIKELKEKYDEAKEGKMSVERVIEKLWDDYRHMQGEVETLIQKSAQCLNRLKEIALKPDPLSTPEYIDLMIEGEKQEAKSGWKERVQSLMDMKGKAECMARVGRGEKLLQSPPTDF from the coding sequence ATGGCTTTCCTTTTTAAGGGACGCCCAAAGCGGCTTGCTGAAGATATTAAAGCAAAAAGCAAACTGCTGATATCCCACACAGGTCATCTCCCTCTGTATAAAATTCccttgaaagaagaaaaaatgaatatcGCAGAGTGCAAGCGTTTCAGTTTTGGCCGTGAGTCCAGCAAACAGAATCGCACCATAATGGTTCTTGGAGCAACTGGGGCTGGGAAGTCAACTCTCATCAATGGGATGATCAACTACATTCTGGGTGTCGAATGGAAGGATTCATTTCGGTTTAAGTTAGTTCACGAGGATCCATCAAAATCACAAGCTGAGAGCCAGACCTCTGAAGTCACAGTGTACAAAATCAACCACCAGGAGGGGTTTAAAATCCCCTTCTCTCTCACCATTGTGGACACACCAGGGTTTGGAGATACTGGAGgtataaaaaaagacaagaagatCACAGAACAGCTGCGTGAGCTCTTCTCTGCTCAGTGTGGGGTCAGTGAGATTGacgctgtgtgttttgtagctCAGGCTGCTTTAGCTCGactcacagcaacacagaaataTGTGTTTGATTCTGTGCTCTCAATCTTTGGCAAAGATGTGGCAGAAAACATCAGGGTTCTGGTGACATTTGCAGACAACCAGCGCCCTCCAGTTCTAGAGGCAATCAATGCTTCAGGTGTGCCATGTCCCAAAACACCAAAAGGGGAGCCACTTCACTTCAAATTCAACAATTCAGCTTTGTTTGCACTCAACAGAtctcctgcagcagaaaacatgagtgaggatgatgaagatgaaggctTTGATGAGATGTTTTGGGACATGGGGACAAAAAGCACGAAGAGGTTCTTTGTTGCTTTGAATGCCATAAACACCAAAAGCTTGACATTGACGAAAGAGGTCCTCAGAGAAAGACGGCAGCTCGAGGTTTCAGTTGAAGCTTTGCAGAAGCAGGTTAAACTTGGGTTAGCTAAGCTTGAGGAGATAAAAGAGACagctgaaaaagtgaaaaaatacaaGGCAGAGATCGACAGAAATGAGAACTTTGAGTTTGAAGTTAGCGTTAAAAAGCCTGTTCAAATAGACATTTCTGGAACTGGAACTTTCATCACCAACTGTCAGCAGTGTCATTTCACCTGTCATGATGATTGTGCCTATTCAAATGATGACGATAAAATACACTGTTGTGCAATGGGATCAGATGGATACTGTAAAAACTGTCCAGGCAAATGTCATTGGAGAGTACATCATAATCAGAAGTACAGATGGGATTATCAGGAAGTTAAAGAAAAACGAACAAtaaaagagctgaaagaaaagtACGATGAAGCCAAAGAGGGTAAGATGTCTGTCGAGAGAGTGATTGAGAAACTGTGGGATGATTATCGTCATATGCAGGGTGAGGTGGAGACCCTGATCCAGAAGTCTGCTCAGTGTTTAAACAGACTTAAAGAGATAGCACTGAAGCCGGATCCCCTCTCCACTCCAGAGTACATTGACCTGATGATTGAGGGAGAGAAGCAAGAGGCCAAGTCAGGCTGGAAGGAACGAGTTCAGTCGCTGATGGACATGAAAGGGAAAGCAGAGTGCATGGCTAGAGtaggcagaggagagaaactCCTCCAGAGTCCACCTACTGACTTCTAG